The Streptomyces aurantiacus genome includes a region encoding these proteins:
- a CDS encoding alpha/beta hydrolase, which yields MDTRRRPGASRAHRSLRACGTLVAVAALLVSACSAGSSTSSASPAGAGALRALPEVTPSELTSHYGQRPTWRSCGAPGFECATVKAPLDYAEPAKGDIRLAVARKKATGPGKRLGSLLVNPGGPGGSAVDYLEAYAGIGYPAKVRARYDMVAVDPRGVAGSEPVECLTGRRMDAYTQTDTTPDDARETTELVDAFKEFAEGCGQRSANLLRHVSTVETARDMDLVRAVLGDDKLTYVGASYGTFLGATYAGLYPERVGRLVLDGALDPSLSARQLNQDQTAGFETAFQSFAKDCVREPDCPLGGAKTSPDQVGRNLKAFFRQLDSAPIDAGDADGRKVGEALATTGVIAAMYDEGAWPQLREALTMAMQDKDGAGLLVLSDSYYDRDADGQYANLMFANAAVNCLDLPAAFASPEEVEAGLPAFEKASPVFGVGLAWASLNCAYWPVKATGEAHRIEAKGSAPIVVVGTTRDPATPYSWAQALAAQLSSGTLLTYDGDGHTAYGRGSACIDSAINLYLIEGTPPQNGKRCSAT from the coding sequence ATGGACACCAGGCGCCGGCCCGGGGCATCCCGGGCCCACCGATCCCTTCGCGCGTGCGGCACGCTGGTCGCCGTTGCCGCACTGCTCGTCTCCGCCTGCTCCGCGGGGAGTTCGACGAGTTCCGCCAGCCCGGCCGGGGCGGGCGCGCTGCGCGCGCTGCCCGAGGTCACCCCGTCCGAACTGACGTCGCACTACGGGCAGCGGCCGACCTGGCGCTCGTGCGGCGCCCCCGGCTTCGAGTGCGCCACGGTGAAGGCACCGCTCGACTACGCCGAACCGGCCAAGGGCGACATCAGGCTGGCCGTGGCCCGCAAGAAGGCGACCGGACCGGGCAAGCGGCTCGGCTCGCTGCTGGTCAACCCGGGCGGGCCGGGCGGATCGGCGGTCGACTACCTCGAGGCGTACGCCGGCATCGGCTACCCGGCGAAGGTGCGCGCCCGTTACGACATGGTCGCGGTGGACCCGCGGGGCGTGGCCGGCAGCGAGCCCGTCGAATGCCTCACCGGGCGGCGGATGGACGCGTACACGCAGACGGACACGACCCCCGACGACGCGCGCGAGACCACTGAACTGGTCGACGCCTTCAAGGAATTCGCGGAGGGCTGCGGACAGCGGTCGGCGAACCTGCTGCGCCACGTGTCCACGGTCGAGACGGCCCGCGACATGGACCTCGTACGGGCCGTCCTGGGCGACGACAAACTGACGTACGTCGGTGCCTCGTACGGCACGTTCCTCGGGGCGACCTACGCGGGCCTGTATCCGGAGCGGGTGGGCCGGCTGGTCCTGGACGGCGCGCTGGACCCGTCCCTGTCCGCCCGGCAGCTGAACCAGGACCAGACGGCCGGCTTCGAGACGGCCTTCCAGTCCTTCGCGAAGGACTGCGTACGCGAGCCGGACTGCCCGCTGGGCGGGGCGAAGACGTCGCCGGACCAGGTCGGCAGGAACCTGAAGGCCTTCTTCCGGCAGCTGGACTCCGCACCCATCGACGCGGGCGACGCGGACGGCCGCAAGGTCGGTGAGGCACTGGCCACGACGGGCGTCATCGCCGCGATGTACGACGAGGGGGCCTGGCCGCAGCTGCGGGAGGCCCTCACCATGGCCATGCAGGACAAGGACGGCGCGGGCCTGCTCGTCCTGTCCGACAGCTACTACGACCGGGACGCCGACGGTCAGTACGCGAACCTGATGTTTGCCAACGCGGCGGTCAACTGCCTGGACCTGCCCGCCGCCTTCGCTTCCCCCGAAGAGGTCGAGGCGGGCCTCCCCGCCTTCGAGAAGGCCTCCCCGGTCTTCGGCGTGGGCCTCGCCTGGGCTTCCCTGAACTGCGCCTACTGGCCCGTGAAGGCAACCGGCGAGGCGCACCGCATCGAGGCGAAGGGCTCCGCGCCCATCGTCGTGGTCGGCACCACCCGCGACCCGGCGACCCCGTACTCGTGGGCGCAGGCGCTCGCCGCCCAGCTCTCCTCGGGAACGCTCCTCACCTACGACGGCGACGGCCACACGGCGTACGGACGCGGCAGCGCGTGCATCGACTCCGCGATCAATCTCTACCTCATCGAGGGCACCCCGCCACAGAACGGAAAGCGCTGCTCAGCGACCTGA
- the tmk gene encoding dTMP kinase, which produces MTRAEQPTAHTPAPDNALVADSRERAVRALLRVPQLRRLWSAQLVGGVGDALALLVLVLLALQTAVAEGSFGGGYRGVAVAVSAVFGARILATLLFGAVLLGPLSSLTAQDGPLDRRWTMVGADGVRAALLIIAPLWIDWTPENALALLLVTAFVIGVAERFWTVCRESAAPALLPAPPLEGATVRPLPDHMDALRRLSLRTGFVTAPLAAATLVAAGLVNNLLGAGLAWFDQHQAALASYVSAGLFAASLSVLTFLELPDTRTPRARSPLEGLRRPKTGSGIDKGRTGAIPLLVLACAAVAGAVAAAVAVAVLHAKDLGGGPVTYGLLVLVLTGGVVIGIRNAAKLLPSLSRRRLLALAIAFTGIALLAAGLVPDGTTVLLITGLAGVGAGVAANTGHALLDQEAEEYRRTRTTEHLHAVVRVFVALGVLAAPLVAAAIGPHRLENGKFVFAHGGAAFTLMLVGALLLPVAALVLAKADDRSGVPLRHDLRDALRGGDDPVQASTASGFFIALEGGDGAGKSTQAEALAEWIRAKGHEVVVTREPGATPVGKRLRSILLDVSSAGLSHRAEALLYAADRAEHVDTVVRPALERGAVVVSDRYIDSSVAYQGAGRDLSPTEVSRINRWATHGLVPHLTVLLDVAPETARERFTEAPDRLESEPAEFHARVRSGFLTLAAADPGRYLVVDAGQEPEAVTTVIRHRLDVVLPLSEAEIKAQEEARRAAEEEARRKAEEEAARKAEEERLERERQEQLARLRAEEEERKQRELEEAQRREAERQAEEARQRAEAARVRAEQEQARQLAEEKARAAEEERRRRQAEEEARLRAEAEERRLEKQRKAEEALVRAEEALVRAEEARRAAAAAVAASSAVAEGPAAGVAGTGTGAGGASESSGPSRTSRTSKTARTSKTARTSRASRTSGGTGSGASAGAGDHETTVSTPLVTPTNASGGPADETAVLPPVPPRGAGPDSEETTVLPQPPAPQGAADETAVLPPVGRGPAADETAVLPPVRQDRGPDETAVLPPVRPESGADETAVLPPVRDDRDDRADRDGEQGSGAADRVPPGYFRDERPDSGPSDARTRELPQVDAEGTPRRRPRSDWAEETPLDDLPTLADELLGRREGDEPDEGRGRRR; this is translated from the coding sequence ATGACGCGAGCCGAGCAGCCAACGGCCCACACTCCGGCCCCCGACAACGCCCTGGTCGCAGACTCACGGGAGCGCGCCGTCCGGGCGCTGTTGCGCGTACCGCAACTGAGGCGGCTGTGGAGCGCCCAGCTGGTGGGAGGCGTGGGCGACGCCCTCGCACTGCTCGTCCTGGTGTTGCTGGCCCTCCAGACCGCGGTCGCCGAGGGATCCTTCGGAGGCGGCTACCGCGGAGTGGCCGTCGCCGTGTCGGCGGTCTTCGGGGCACGCATTCTCGCCACCCTGCTCTTCGGGGCGGTCCTCCTCGGCCCGCTCTCCTCCCTCACCGCCCAGGACGGCCCCCTCGACCGCCGCTGGACCATGGTCGGCGCGGACGGCGTACGGGCCGCGCTGCTGATCATCGCGCCCCTGTGGATCGACTGGACTCCCGAGAACGCGCTGGCGCTGCTCCTCGTGACGGCGTTCGTGATCGGGGTCGCCGAGCGCTTCTGGACGGTGTGCCGCGAGAGCGCGGCGCCCGCGCTCCTGCCCGCGCCGCCGCTGGAGGGCGCGACGGTACGGCCGCTGCCCGACCACATGGACGCGCTGCGCCGACTCTCACTGCGTACGGGATTCGTGACCGCGCCCCTCGCGGCGGCGACGCTCGTCGCCGCCGGGCTCGTCAACAACCTGCTGGGCGCCGGACTCGCGTGGTTCGACCAGCATCAGGCGGCGCTCGCCTCGTACGTCTCCGCGGGCCTGTTCGCCGCCTCCCTGTCGGTGCTCACCTTCCTCGAACTGCCTGACACACGGACCCCGCGCGCGCGGTCGCCGCTCGAAGGACTGCGCCGCCCGAAGACAGGTTCGGGCATCGACAAGGGCCGCACCGGGGCCATCCCGCTCCTGGTGCTCGCCTGCGCGGCCGTCGCCGGGGCCGTCGCGGCCGCCGTCGCGGTGGCCGTGCTGCACGCCAAGGACCTGGGCGGCGGCCCAGTGACGTACGGGCTGCTCGTCCTCGTGCTGACCGGCGGTGTCGTGATCGGCATCCGCAACGCCGCGAAACTGCTGCCCTCCCTGTCCCGCCGACGGCTGCTCGCCCTGGCGATCGCCTTCACCGGGATCGCACTGCTCGCCGCCGGGCTCGTCCCGGACGGCACCACCGTGCTGCTGATCACCGGCCTCGCGGGCGTCGGCGCGGGCGTCGCCGCGAACACCGGGCACGCGCTGCTCGACCAGGAGGCCGAGGAATACCGGCGGACGCGGACGACGGAACACCTGCACGCGGTCGTACGGGTCTTCGTGGCCCTGGGCGTGCTCGCGGCCCCGCTGGTCGCCGCCGCGATAGGGCCGCACCGCCTGGAGAACGGCAAGTTCGTGTTCGCGCACGGCGGCGCCGCCTTCACCCTGATGCTGGTCGGCGCGCTCCTGCTGCCGGTCGCAGCGCTGGTCCTCGCCAAGGCCGACGACCGCTCCGGAGTGCCCCTGCGGCACGACCTGCGGGACGCGCTGCGGGGCGGCGACGATCCGGTGCAGGCGTCCACCGCCTCAGGGTTCTTCATCGCCCTGGAGGGCGGTGACGGGGCCGGCAAGTCGACCCAGGCCGAGGCGCTCGCGGAGTGGATCCGCGCCAAGGGCCACGAGGTCGTGGTGACACGCGAGCCGGGCGCCACCCCCGTTGGCAAGCGGTTGCGGTCGATCCTGCTCGACGTGTCGTCGGCGGGGCTGTCGCACCGCGCGGAGGCGCTGCTGTACGCGGCCGACCGCGCGGAGCACGTGGACACCGTGGTGCGGCCCGCGCTGGAGCGGGGCGCGGTCGTGGTCTCGGACCGGTACATCGACTCCTCGGTGGCCTACCAGGGAGCCGGGCGCGACCTTTCCCCGACCGAGGTCTCCCGCATCAACCGGTGGGCGACCCACGGGCTCGTACCCCATCTGACGGTCCTGCTGGACGTGGCGCCGGAGACCGCACGCGAGCGGTTCACCGAGGCGCCGGACCGGCTGGAGTCGGAGCCCGCCGAGTTCCACGCGCGCGTGCGGTCCGGTTTCCTGACGCTGGCGGCGGCCGATCCGGGCCGCTACCTGGTCGTCGACGCCGGGCAGGAACCCGAGGCCGTCACCACCGTGATCCGGCACCGGCTCGACGTGGTCCTCCCGCTCTCCGAGGCCGAGATCAAGGCCCAGGAGGAGGCCCGCAGGGCAGCCGAGGAGGAGGCCCGCCGCAAGGCCGAGGAAGAGGCCGCCCGCAAGGCGGAGGAGGAGCGGCTGGAGCGCGAGCGCCAGGAGCAGCTCGCCCGGCTGCGCGCGGAGGAGGAAGAGCGCAAGCAGCGCGAGCTGGAAGAGGCTCAGCGGCGCGAGGCCGAGCGGCAGGCGGAGGAGGCGCGGCAGCGCGCGGAGGCCGCACGCGTGCGTGCCGAGCAGGAACAGGCCCGGCAGCTCGCGGAGGAGAAGGCCCGCGCGGCCGAGGAGGAGCGCCGGCGCAGGCAGGCCGAGGAGGAGGCGCGGCTGCGGGCCGAGGCCGAGGAACGGCGCCTGGAGAAGCAGCGGAAGGCCGAGGAGGCACTGGTGCGGGCCGAGGAGGCACTGGTGCGGGCCGAGGAGGCCCGGCGGGCGGCGGCTGCCGCGGTCGCGGCTTCCAGCGCGGTGGCCGAGGGGCCGGCTGCCGGGGTGGCCGGTACCGGCACGGGTGCCGGCGGTGCTTCGGAATCCTCCGGCCCGTCCAGGACTTCCAGGACCTCCAAGACCGCCAGGACCTCCAAGACCGCCAGGACCTCCCGGGCCTCCAGGACTTCCGGAGGGACTGGTTCCGGTGCGTCGGCGGGTGCGGGCGACCACGAGACCACGGTGTCGACGCCCCTGGTGACGCCCACGAACGCGTCCGGAGGACCGGCCGACGAGACGGCCGTCCTGCCCCCGGTACCGCCGCGGGGCGCCGGCCCGGACTCCGAGGAGACGACCGTGCTCCCGCAGCCCCCGGCCCCGCAGGGAGCCGCGGACGAGACGGCCGTGCTGCCCCCGGTGGGTCGCGGCCCGGCCGCGGACGAGACGGCGGTACTCCCGCCGGTCCGGCAGGATCGCGGCCCGGACGAGACGGCCGTGCTGCCCCCGGTCCGGCCGGAGTCCGGTGCGGACGAGACGGCGGTCCTTCCTCCGGTCCGGGACGACCGGGACGACCGGGCCGACCGGGACGGCGAGCAGGGGAGCGGGGCCGCGGACCGGGTGCCTCCCGGGTACTTCCGCGACGAGCGGCCGGACTCCGGACCCTCCGACGCCCGCACGCGCGAGCTGCCCCAGGTCGACGCGGAGGGTACGCCCAGGCGACGCCCCCGTTCGGACTGGGCGGAGGAGACCCCGCTGGACGATCTGCCGACGCTGGCCGACGAGTTGCTGGGCCGACGCGAGGGCGACGAGCCGGACGAGGGGCGCGGGCGGCGGCGCTGA
- a CDS encoding DNA polymerase III subunit delta', with product MTVWDDLVGQEKVSAQLSAAARDADALVTAVAAATPVPEASKMTHAWLFTGPPGSGRSTAARAFAAALQCVSPDRALGGVPGCGFCDGCHTSLIGTHADVQIIRTDLLSIGVKETRDLVRRAQLSPAVGRWQVIVLEDADRLTEGAGNVLLKAVEEPAPRTVWLLCAPSLEDVLPTIRSRCRHLTLRTPPVAAVADVLVRRDGIEPDVAAVVARATQGHIGRARRLATDERARARRAAVLKLPLRVGDVGGCLRAAQELIDAASEDARQVAEETDVKETEDMKAALGAAQGGRMPRGTAGVMKELEDKQKRRRTRTQRDSLDLALIDLTAFYRDVLALQFGTHLALANTDMQDTLDRLARGSSPENTLRRIEAIAACREALDRNAAPLLAVEAMTMALRAG from the coding sequence ATGACCGTATGGGACGACCTGGTGGGCCAGGAGAAGGTGAGCGCGCAGCTCTCGGCCGCCGCGCGGGACGCCGACGCCCTGGTCACCGCGGTCGCGGCCGCCACCCCGGTGCCCGAGGCCTCGAAGATGACGCACGCCTGGCTCTTCACGGGCCCGCCGGGATCGGGCCGTTCCACCGCGGCGCGTGCCTTCGCGGCGGCCCTCCAGTGCGTGAGCCCCGACCGCGCACTCGGCGGCGTCCCCGGCTGCGGCTTCTGCGACGGCTGTCACACGAGCCTCATCGGCACCCACGCGGACGTGCAGATCATCCGCACCGACCTGCTCTCCATCGGTGTGAAGGAGACCCGCGACCTCGTTCGCCGCGCCCAGCTGTCGCCCGCTGTCGGCCGCTGGCAGGTCATCGTCCTGGAGGACGCCGACCGCCTCACCGAAGGCGCGGGCAACGTGCTGCTGAAGGCCGTGGAAGAGCCCGCCCCCCGTACGGTCTGGCTCCTGTGCGCGCCCTCCCTGGAGGACGTGCTGCCCACGATCCGCTCCCGGTGCCGCCACCTCACCCTGCGGACGCCCCCGGTGGCCGCGGTCGCCGACGTCCTCGTGCGCCGCGACGGCATCGAGCCGGATGTCGCGGCCGTCGTGGCCCGCGCCACCCAGGGCCACATCGGACGGGCCCGCCGCCTCGCCACGGACGAGCGGGCCCGCGCCCGCCGCGCCGCCGTCCTCAAGCTGCCGCTTCGCGTCGGCGACGTGGGCGGTTGTCTCAGGGCGGCCCAGGAGCTGATCGACGCGGCCTCCGAGGATGCCAGACAGGTCGCGGAGGAGACCGATGTCAAGGAGACCGAGGACATGAAGGCGGCCCTCGGCGCGGCCCAGGGCGGCCGTATGCCGCGCGGCACCGCGGGCGTGATGAAGGAGCTGGAGGACAAGCAGAAGCGCCGCAGGACGCGTACGCAGCGCGACAGCCTGGACCTGGCCCTGATCGACCTCACGGCCTTCTACCGCGACGTGCTCGCCCTCCAGTTCGGCACACACCTCGCCCTTGCCAACACGGACATGCAGGACACCCTGGACCGACTGGCGCGCGGGTCGTCGCCCGAGAACACCCTGCGCCGGATAGAGGCGATCGCCGCCTGCCGCGAGGCCCTGGACCGGAATGCGGCGCCGCTGCTCGCGGTGGAGGCCATGACGATGGCGTTGCGGGCGGGCTGA
- the topA gene encoding type I DNA topoisomerase, with protein sequence MSPTSETAHGGRRLVIVESPAKAKTIKGYLGPGYVVEASVGHIRDLPNGAAEVPEKYTGEVRRLGVDVENDFQPIYVVNADKKAQVKKLKDLLKDSDELFLATDEDREGEAIAWHLLEVLKPKVPVHRMVFHEITKDAIRSAVANPRELNQRMVDAQETRRILDRLYGYEVSPVLWKKVMPRLSAGRVQSVATRLVVERERERIAFRSAEYWDLTGTFGTGRAGDQSDPSSLVARLTAVDGKRVAQGRDFDSLGQIKGANTLHLDETNARALAAALENTDFSVRSVESKPYRRSPYAPFRTTTLQQEASRKLGFGAKATMQVAQKLYENGFITYMRTDSTTLSDTAVSAARAQVTQLYGANYLPDKPRTYAGKVKNAQEAHEAIRPSGDRFRTPAETGLTGDQFRLYELIWKRTVASQMKDATGNSVTVKIAGRASDGRDAEFSASGKTITFHGFLKAYVEGADDPNAELDDRERRLPQVGEGDPLSAEEISVDGHATKPPARYTEASLVKELEEREIGRPSTYASIIGTILDRGYVFKKGTALVPSFLSFAVVNLLEKHFGRLVDYDFTARMEDDLDRIARGEARSVPWLRRFYFGEGDAVGAAAAAEAGNGDGDHLGGLKELVTDLGAIDAREVSSFSVAGSDIMLRVGRYGPYVERGEKDSENHQRADVPEDLAPDELTVELAEELLAKPSGDFELGADPATGHQIIARDGRYGPYVTEVLPEGTPKTGKNAVKPRTASLFKSMSLDTVTLQDALKLMSLPRVVGKDAEGVEITAQNGRYGPYLKKGTDSRSLTAEDQLFTITLDEALAIYAQPKQRGRAAAKPPLKELGADPVSGQPVVVKDGRFGAYVTDGETNATLRSGDSVEELTPERGFELLAEKRAKGPAKKTARKAPAKKAPAKKAPAKKTAAKKTTATKTAAKKTTTAKKTTAKKVTAARATAED encoded by the coding sequence TTGTCCCCGACCAGCGAGACCGCACACGGCGGCCGCCGACTCGTCATCGTCGAGTCGCCTGCCAAGGCGAAGACGATCAAGGGCTATCTCGGCCCCGGATACGTCGTCGAAGCGAGTGTCGGGCACATCCGCGACCTCCCCAACGGCGCCGCGGAGGTGCCCGAGAAGTACACCGGCGAGGTGCGTCGGCTCGGCGTGGACGTCGAGAACGACTTCCAGCCGATCTACGTGGTCAACGCTGACAAGAAGGCCCAGGTCAAGAAGCTCAAGGACCTGCTGAAGGATTCCGACGAGCTCTTCCTCGCAACCGATGAGGACCGCGAGGGCGAGGCCATCGCGTGGCACCTTCTCGAGGTCCTGAAGCCCAAGGTCCCCGTCCACCGGATGGTCTTCCACGAGATCACCAAGGACGCGATCCGCAGTGCCGTCGCCAACCCGCGCGAGCTCAACCAGCGCATGGTCGACGCCCAGGAGACCCGCCGTATCCTCGACCGCCTCTACGGCTACGAGGTCTCGCCGGTCCTGTGGAAGAAGGTCATGCCGCGTCTGTCGGCGGGCCGCGTCCAGTCCGTGGCGACCCGCCTCGTCGTCGAGCGGGAGCGCGAGCGCATCGCCTTCCGCTCCGCCGAGTACTGGGACCTCACGGGCACCTTCGGCACCGGCCGCGCCGGTGACCAGAGCGACCCGTCGAGCCTGGTAGCCCGGCTGACCGCGGTCGACGGCAAGCGCGTCGCACAGGGCCGCGACTTCGACTCGCTCGGGCAGATCAAGGGTGCGAACACCCTCCACCTGGACGAGACGAACGCCCGCGCGCTCGCCGCCGCCCTGGAGAACACGGACTTCTCCGTACGGTCCGTCGAGTCGAAGCCGTACCGCCGCTCGCCGTACGCGCCGTTCCGTACGACGACGCTCCAGCAGGAGGCCAGCCGCAAGCTCGGCTTCGGCGCGAAGGCCACGATGCAGGTGGCGCAGAAGCTGTACGAGAACGGCTTCATCACCTACATGCGTACCGACTCCACGACCCTCTCGGACACCGCGGTCTCCGCGGCCCGGGCGCAGGTCACGCAGCTCTACGGTGCGAACTACCTGCCGGACAAGCCGCGCACGTACGCCGGGAAGGTCAAGAACGCGCAGGAGGCGCACGAGGCGATCCGCCCGTCGGGCGATCGTTTCCGCACTCCGGCCGAGACGGGTCTGACCGGTGACCAGTTCAGGCTGTACGAGCTGATCTGGAAGCGGACCGTCGCCTCCCAGATGAAGGACGCCACCGGCAACTCCGTCACCGTGAAGATCGCGGGCAGGGCCTCCGACGGCCGGGACGCCGAGTTCAGCGCGTCCGGCAAGACGATCACCTTCCACGGCTTCCTGAAGGCGTACGTCGAGGGCGCGGACGACCCGAACGCCGAGCTGGACGACCGCGAGCGCCGCCTGCCGCAGGTCGGCGAGGGCGACCCGCTGTCCGCCGAGGAGATCTCGGTCGACGGCCACGCGACCAAGCCCCCGGCCCGCTACACCGAGGCCAGCCTCGTCAAGGAGCTCGAAGAGCGGGAGATCGGCCGCCCGTCGACGTACGCGTCGATCATCGGCACGATCCTCGACCGCGGATACGTGTTCAAGAAGGGGACGGCCCTCGTGCCCTCCTTCCTGTCCTTCGCCGTGGTCAACCTGCTGGAGAAGCACTTCGGACGGCTCGTCGACTACGACTTCACGGCCAGGATGGAGGACGACCTCGACCGCATCGCGCGGGGCGAGGCCCGGTCCGTCCCGTGGCTCAGGCGTTTCTACTTCGGCGAGGGCGACGCGGTCGGCGCAGCCGCCGCGGCGGAGGCGGGCAACGGCGACGGGGACCACCTCGGCGGTCTCAAGGAGCTCGTCACCGACCTGGGCGCCATCGACGCCCGCGAGGTGTCGTCGTTCTCCGTGGCCGGCAGCGACATCATGCTGCGCGTCGGTCGCTACGGTCCGTACGTCGAGCGCGGCGAGAAGGACTCCGAGAACCACCAGCGGGCCGATGTCCCCGAGGACCTGGCCCCCGACGAGCTGACGGTCGAGCTCGCGGAGGAGCTGCTCGCCAAGCCCAGCGGCGACTTCGAGCTCGGAGCCGACCCGGCGACGGGCCACCAGATCATCGCCAGGGACGGCCGCTACGGCCCGTACGTCACCGAGGTGCTCCCCGAGGGCACCCCGAAGACCGGCAAGAACGCCGTGAAGCCGCGTACCGCGTCGCTCTTCAAGTCGATGTCCCTGGACACCGTCACGCTTCAGGACGCGCTCAAGCTGATGTCGCTGCCGCGCGTCGTCGGCAAGGACGCCGAGGGCGTGGAGATCACCGCGCAGAACGGGCGGTACGGGCCGTACCTGAAGAAGGGCACGGACTCCCGGTCGCTCACGGCCGAGGACCAGCTCTTCACGATCACCCTCGACGAGGCCCTCGCGATCTACGCGCAGCCCAAGCAGCGCGGCCGGGCGGCCGCCAAGCCGCCGCTGAAGGAGCTCGGCGCCGACCCGGTCAGCGGGCAGCCGGTCGTCGTCAAGGACGGACGCTTCGGGGCGTACGTCACCGACGGCGAGACCAACGCGACCCTGCGGTCCGGCGACAGCGTCGAGGAACTCACTCCGGAGCGGGGCTTCGAGCTGCTCGCGGAGAAGCGGGCGAAGGGGCCGGCCAAGAAGACGGCGAGGAAGGCCCCCGCCAAGAAGGCACCGGCCAAGAAGGCGCCCGCGAAGAAGACCGCCGCCAAGAAGACCACGGCCACGAAGACGGCGGCAAAGAAGACCACCACCGCCAAGAAGACGACGGCCAAGAAGGTCACCGCGGCCAGGGCGACGGCCGAGGACTGA